The proteins below are encoded in one region of Candidatus Saccharimonadales bacterium:
- the obgE gene encoding GTPase ObgE: MFVDEASIRVQAGKGGSGVASFRTEKFVSRGGPDGGDGGDGGNVVVRASNNVNTLAKFRHSKQIKAEAGESGRKRRAHGRNGEDVEIIVPVGTVIYEGDTAIADLVEVDATAILAHGGKGGFGNAHFVSSTRQAPRIAELGEPGEEKELRLELKSVADIGLVGLPNAGKSTLLSVISNARPEIADYPFTTLVPNLGVAEVYDEALIVADIPGLIEGASEGKGLGDDFLRHVERTKVLLHLIDAGSDDVVAAYQTIEKELNSYAIDLSHKPRLVALTKADAVPEEIVTAHQEQLRELTGEEVYVIASVAHQGLKEVLDAALTTVKSVAETEELEPTEDMPTLTLDDDPRSWSIEELDGEFTIHGEQLESFARRTDMNNSEGVDRLRDIMKKRGVNRELTRRGIQPGDKIRIGGKTLHW; this comes from the coding sequence GGTCCGGACGGTGGCGACGGTGGTGACGGTGGTAATGTCGTGGTTCGGGCCAGTAATAATGTCAATACGCTAGCTAAGTTTCGCCACAGTAAACAGATTAAAGCTGAGGCTGGAGAGTCGGGTCGTAAGCGTCGAGCCCACGGCAGAAACGGAGAGGACGTAGAGATTATCGTCCCCGTCGGCACCGTTATTTATGAGGGCGATACAGCGATAGCCGATCTCGTCGAGGTGGACGCTACGGCTATTTTAGCTCACGGCGGTAAGGGTGGCTTTGGTAACGCCCACTTCGTCTCCTCCACGCGGCAAGCACCACGCATCGCCGAGCTCGGTGAGCCAGGCGAGGAGAAAGAGCTACGGTTGGAGCTGAAGAGTGTGGCCGACATCGGGCTAGTAGGACTGCCAAACGCTGGTAAGTCGACGCTGCTCTCTGTTATCAGTAACGCTCGGCCCGAGATCGCCGACTATCCCTTTACTACCCTAGTGCCTAATCTAGGTGTGGCCGAGGTGTATGATGAAGCGCTGATAGTAGCTGACATCCCCGGCTTAATCGAGGGGGCCAGTGAAGGCAAAGGTTTAGGCGATGACTTTTTGCGCCATGTAGAGCGAACTAAGGTGCTACTACATCTGATCGATGCCGGTTCAGACGATGTGGTAGCTGCTTACCAGACGATCGAGAAGGAGCTTAACTCCTACGCTATCGATTTATCCCATAAGCCACGCCTAGTGGCCCTAACTAAGGCCGATGCGGTGCCAGAAGAGATAGTGACGGCCCACCAAGAGCAACTACGAGAGCTTACGGGGGAGGAAGTTTATGTCATAGCCAGTGTAGCTCACCAGGGGCTTAAAGAGGTGTTAGATGCGGCGCTGACGACTGTGAAGTCGGTAGCGGAGACGGAAGAGTTGGAGCCGACGGAGGATATGCCTACCCTCACTTTGGATGACGATCCCCGTAGCTGGAGTATCGAGGAGCTGGACGGAGAGTTTACGATTCATGGCGAACAGCTGGAAAGTTTTGCGCGCCGTACAGATATGAATAACAGTGAAGGTGTTGATCGCTTGCGTGACATCATGAAAAAGCGCGGTGTAAACCGAGAACTGACTCGACGTGGCATCCAGCCGGGCGATAAGATTCGTATTGGGGGCAAGACACTCCACTGGTAG